The following coding sequences lie in one Fusobacterium simiae genomic window:
- a CDS encoding ABC transporter ATP-binding protein: MENNTVLCEIKNLYTGFRIKDDYFNAVDNVSLNLYPNEVLAIVGESGCGKSTLATTIMGLHNFNFTRVSGEVIFEGKNILNSTEEEYNKIRGGKIGMIFQDPLSALNPLQRVGQQIEEGLIYHTKLNADERKQRAFELLKKVGIEKPERIYKQFPHQLSGGMRQRVVIAIALSCKPKILIADEPTTALDVTIQAQILDLIADLQEEIKAGIILITHDLGVVAQIADRVAVMYAGEIVELATSQEIFTNPLHPYTRSLLKSIPQLDTSEDDELHVIKGMVPSLKNLPREGCRFSARIPYIPKEAHEEHPEFHEVSPNHFVRCTCWKVFDFEEEDKK; encoded by the coding sequence ATGGAAAATAATACAGTTTTATGTGAAATCAAAAATTTATATACAGGTTTTAGAATAAAAGATGATTATTTCAACGCTGTTGATAATGTCAGTCTTAATCTTTATCCTAATGAAGTATTGGCAATAGTTGGAGAATCTGGTTGTGGGAAAAGTACATTAGCTACCACCATAATGGGGCTACATAATTTTAATTTTACTAGAGTATCAGGAGAAGTAATTTTTGAAGGAAAAAATATTTTAAATTCTACTGAAGAAGAATACAATAAAATTAGAGGTGGAAAGATAGGTATGATATTTCAAGATCCTCTTTCAGCACTTAATCCTTTACAAAGAGTTGGACAACAAATTGAAGAAGGTTTAATATATCATACAAAACTTAATGCTGATGAAAGAAAACAAAGAGCTTTTGAACTTTTAAAAAAAGTAGGAATTGAAAAACCTGAAAGAATATATAAACAATTTCCTCATCAACTTTCTGGTGGAATGAGACAAAGAGTTGTAATTGCTATTGCTCTCAGTTGTAAACCTAAAATTTTAATAGCTGATGAACCAACAACAGCTCTTGATGTTACAATTCAAGCTCAAATATTGGATTTGATAGCTGATTTACAAGAAGAAATAAAAGCTGGAATTATTTTAATAACACATGATTTAGGTGTAGTTGCACAAATTGCAGATAGAGTTGCTGTGATGTATGCTGGAGAGATAGTTGAACTTGCAACAAGTCAAGAAATTTTTACTAACCCATTGCATCCTTATACAAGGAGTTTATTAAAATCTATCCCTCAACTTGATACAAGCGAAGACGATGAACTTCATGTAATAAAAGGAATGGTTCCCTCTTTAAAAAATTTACCAAGAGAAGGTTGTAGATTTTCAGCAAGAATACCTTATATCCCAAAAGAAGCTCATGAAGAACATCCAGAATTTCATGAAGTATCACCTAATCATTTTGTTAGATGTACTTGCTGGAAAGTTTTCGATTTTGAGGAGGAAGATAAAAAATGA
- a CDS encoding ATP-binding cassette domain-containing protein: MSLLEIKNLKVHYPIRGGFFNKIIDYVYAVDGVDMLIEQGKTYGLIGESGSGKSTIGKTIIGLEKATSGEILYNGKNILNHKIRKETNFNREVQMIFQDSMSSLNPKKRVLDILAEPLRNFEKLGKDAEKEKIYELLEIVGMPKDSIYKYPHEFSGGQRQRLGIARAIACKPKLIIADEPVSALDLSVQAQVLNYLKNIQKELNLSYIFISHDLGVVRHMCDYIYIMHRGKFTETGTREDIYNNAKHIYTKRLIASIPQINPMAREELKRKREEVEKEYEDLYLHFYDSNGKVFELEEISKTHSVASSTKI, encoded by the coding sequence ATGAGTTTATTAGAAATTAAAAATTTGAAAGTTCATTATCCTATAAGAGGAGGCTTTTTTAATAAAATTATAGATTATGTCTATGCTGTTGATGGAGTTGATATGCTAATTGAGCAAGGAAAAACTTACGGATTAATAGGAGAATCTGGTTCTGGAAAATCAACAATAGGAAAAACTATTATTGGACTTGAAAAAGCTACTTCAGGAGAAATTTTATATAATGGAAAAAATATTTTAAATCATAAAATTAGAAAAGAGACAAATTTTAATAGAGAAGTACAGATGATATTTCAAGATTCAATGTCAAGTCTTAATCCAAAAAAGAGAGTTCTTGATATTTTAGCAGAACCTCTTAGAAATTTTGAAAAATTAGGTAAGGATGCAGAAAAAGAAAAAATTTATGAATTACTTGAAATTGTTGGAATGCCAAAAGATTCAATATATAAATATCCTCATGAATTTTCTGGTGGACAAAGACAAAGATTGGGAATTGCAAGGGCCATTGCATGTAAACCTAAACTTATAATTGCTGATGAACCTGTATCTGCATTGGATTTATCTGTTCAAGCACAAGTGCTAAATTATTTAAAAAATATACAAAAAGAATTGAATTTATCATATATATTCATTTCACATGATTTAGGTGTGGTTAGACACATGTGTGACTATATTTATATTATGCACAGAGGAAAGTTTACTGAAACAGGGACTAGAGAGGATATATACAATAATGCTAAACATATATATACTAAGAGGTTGATAGCGTCTATTCCTCAAATAAATCCTATGGCTAGAGAAGAATTAAAAAGGAAAAGAGAAGAAGTGGAAAAAGAATATGAAGATTTATATTTACACTTCTATGATTCAAATGGAAAAGTTTTTGAGTTAGAAGAAATCTCAAAAACACACTCTGTGGCAAGTTCTACAAAAATATAA
- the opp4B gene encoding oligopeptide ABC transporter permease, producing MWKTILRRLLLMIPQLFILSLIIFILAKFMPGDALSGMVDPSVDAETVEKIRIQLGYYDPWYIQYFRWIKNAFHGDLGISYTYKLPVLTVIGGRAMNSFMLSILALVIMYCIALPVGIFAGKNQGSKFDKGVILFNFFTYAIPSFVMYLFAILLFGYKLKWFPTIGSVDAGLVKGTFTYYMSRLHHMILPAMCIAILSTTSTIQYLRNEVIDAKTADYVKTARSKGVPMRKVYTKHIFRNSLLPIAAFFGFQISGLLGGAVIAETIFNYQGMGKFFIESILTRDYSVVTTLILLYGLLFLFGSLLSDITMAIVDPRIRIE from the coding sequence ATGTGGAAAACAATACTTAGAAGACTTTTACTTATGATACCTCAGCTTTTCATTTTAAGTTTAATAATATTTATATTAGCTAAATTTATGCCAGGAGACGCACTTTCAGGAATGGTTGATCCATCAGTCGATGCTGAGACAGTAGAAAAAATAAGGATACAATTAGGATATTATGATCCTTGGTATATACAATATTTTAGATGGATAAAAAATGCTTTTCATGGTGATTTAGGTATAAGTTATACCTATAAATTACCTGTTTTAACTGTTATTGGTGGTAGAGCAATGAATAGTTTTATGCTTTCTATTTTAGCTTTAGTTATTATGTACTGTATAGCACTGCCAGTTGGGATTTTTGCTGGAAAAAATCAAGGTTCAAAATTTGATAAAGGAGTTATATTATTTAATTTCTTTACTTATGCAATACCATCATTTGTAATGTACCTATTTGCAATTTTATTATTTGGTTATAAATTAAAATGGTTCCCAACGATAGGTTCTGTTGATGCAGGACTTGTAAAAGGAACATTTACTTACTATATGAGTCGTTTACATCACATGATTTTACCTGCTATGTGTATTGCAATACTTAGTACAACAAGCACAATTCAATATCTAAGAAATGAAGTTATTGATGCCAAAACTGCTGATTATGTAAAAACTGCCAGAAGCAAAGGAGTACCAATGAGAAAAGTTTATACTAAACACATATTTAGAAATTCATTGTTACCAATAGCTGCATTTTTTGGTTTTCAAATATCAGGGCTTTTGGGAGGAGCTGTAATTGCTGAAACAATTTTTAATTACCAAGGTATGGGTAAATTTTTTATAGAATCTATACTTACTAGAGATTATAGTGTTGTTACAACATTAATACTACTTTATGGATTACTTTTCTTATTTGGTTCACTATTATCAGATATTACAATGGCAATAGTTGACCCAAGAATAAGAATAGAGTAA
- a CDS encoding ABC transporter permease translates to MKKNKRESVKMENPTGFSVIVREFKKDKLALFSFIAVSSFIIIVFIASAFINLEQLQTVDIFRKYEAPSFNNFWNYFGRDSGGRSVMGYVIVGARNSITIGFIITIITTFIGLFVGLCMGYYGGKIDAWGMRVVDFISIMPSIMIIIVFVSIVPKYGIFQFIMIFSLFYWTRTTRLARSKTLSEARRDYVSASKTMGTSDLKIMFREILPNISSIIIVSATLALASNIGIEVALSFLGFGLPAATPSLGTLISYASKPEIIQYKMYVWLPAALVLLFMMLGINYIGQALRRAADAKQRLG, encoded by the coding sequence ATGAAAAAAAATAAAAGAGAGTCAGTTAAAATGGAAAACCCAACTGGTTTTTCTGTAATAGTGAGAGAATTTAAAAAAGATAAACTTGCACTTTTTTCTTTTATTGCTGTTTCAAGTTTTATAATAATAGTTTTTATAGCTTCTGCTTTTATAAATCTTGAACAACTACAAACAGTTGATATTTTTAGAAAATATGAAGCTCCTTCCTTTAATAATTTTTGGAATTATTTTGGAAGAGATTCTGGTGGGCGTAGTGTAATGGGATATGTTATAGTTGGAGCTAGAAATTCTATAACAATAGGTTTTATTATAACAATTATTACAACTTTCATAGGACTTTTTGTAGGCTTATGTATGGGATATTATGGTGGAAAAATTGATGCTTGGGGTATGAGAGTAGTTGATTTTATAAGTATTATGCCATCCATTATGATAATAATAGTTTTTGTCAGTATAGTACCTAAATATGGAATTTTTCAATTTATTATGATATTTAGTTTATTCTATTGGACTAGAACAACAAGACTTGCTCGTTCAAAGACCCTGTCTGAAGCAAGAAGAGATTATGTGAGTGCTTCTAAAACAATGGGAACAAGTGATTTAAAAATTATGTTTAGAGAAATATTACCTAATATATCTTCAATAATTATTGTAAGTGCTACATTGGCATTAGCATCAAATATAGGTATAGAAGTTGCATTATCATTTTTAGGATTTGGACTGCCAGCAGCAACCCCATCATTGGGAACATTGATTTCTTATGCTTCTAAACCCGAAATTATACAATATAAAATGTATGTATGGCTCCCTGCAGCATTGGTTTTATTATTTATGATGTTAGGAATTAATTACATAGGGCAAGCGTTAAGAAGAGCAGCTGATGCAAAACAAAGATTAGGATAA
- a CDS encoding oligopeptide ABC transporter substrate-binding protein — protein sequence MRGKLSKFISLFAGMLLLISCGDVNGGADNKSKDKIDISSIEAKYPTYFKNDGETVQTDVLKVAIVSDSPFKGIFNGFLYSDGIDNNFMRYTMNVAFPLDDDLKIILDSDETPIKVTVNPEEKTVTYKINPKFKWSNGDPVTTKDIVKTYEIFANQDYITSAKSLRFNKNRKAIVGIEEYNEGKADKISGLEVIDDSTIKIHLKEITPSVYWGGNFAGEFVNAKQFEGIPMDKIIESPALRKNPLSYGPYYIKDVIQGEKVIFEANPYFYKGEPKIKRIEMEILPPPQQVAAIKSGKYDIVFGANIDIFPEIEKLDNINIATRKRNYMNYIAFKLGKWDAEKNECVVNPNAKMYDINLRKAIAYAIDNDAIGEQFFHGLATTAKSQLSPLFPSLHNPEINGYKIDIEKAKKLLDDAGYKDVDGDGIREDKDGKPIKFTFAMMSGGETAEPLSQYYLQQWKLIGLNVELVDGRLLDFNNFYDRVDADDPAIDFCMAAIGFGSDPQQVSLFGKTAGFNISRYTSETLDTALSATVSPEAMNDEKRAELYKNYEKVFMDEIPVIPQRNNYEFLPINKRVKMFDWTESRRGFGKEFDWSMLEVTAPTPVVDSKN from the coding sequence ATGAGAGGTAAATTAAGTAAATTTATTAGTTTATTTGCAGGAATGTTACTACTAATTTCTTGTGGGGATGTAAATGGAGGAGCAGATAATAAATCAAAGGATAAAATTGATATTTCATCTATTGAAGCTAAATATCCAACTTATTTTAAAAATGATGGAGAAACCGTACAAACTGATGTACTAAAAGTTGCTATTGTATCAGATTCTCCTTTTAAAGGAATTTTTAATGGTTTTCTTTATTCAGATGGAATAGACAATAATTTTATGAGATACACAATGAATGTAGCTTTTCCACTTGATGATGATTTAAAGATAATTTTAGATAGTGATGAAACACCAATAAAAGTTACTGTCAATCCAGAAGAAAAAACTGTAACTTATAAAATTAATCCTAAATTTAAATGGTCTAATGGGGATCCAGTAACAACAAAAGATATAGTAAAAACATATGAAATATTTGCAAATCAAGATTATATAACAAGTGCTAAATCTTTAAGATTTAATAAAAATAGAAAAGCTATTGTTGGAATAGAAGAATATAATGAGGGAAAAGCAGATAAAATATCAGGGCTTGAAGTTATAGATGATTCTACTATAAAAATTCACTTAAAAGAAATAACTCCTTCTGTATATTGGGGTGGAAACTTTGCTGGTGAATTTGTAAATGCAAAACAATTTGAAGGTATCCCTATGGATAAAATTATAGAATCACCAGCACTTAGAAAAAATCCTCTTTCTTATGGACCTTATTATATTAAGGATGTTATTCAAGGAGAAAAAGTAATATTTGAAGCTAATCCTTATTTTTATAAAGGTGAGCCAAAAATAAAAAGAATAGAAATGGAAATATTACCACCACCTCAACAAGTTGCTGCTATAAAAAGTGGTAAATATGATATAGTTTTTGGGGCTAATATTGATATTTTCCCTGAAATAGAAAAACTTGACAATATTAATATTGCAACAAGAAAGAGAAATTATATGAACTACATTGCATTTAAATTAGGAAAATGGGATGCTGAAAAAAATGAATGTGTAGTTAATCCTAATGCAAAAATGTATGATATCAATTTAAGAAAAGCTATAGCTTATGCTATTGATAATGATGCTATTGGTGAACAATTTTTTCATGGTTTAGCAACTACTGCTAAGTCTCAACTTTCACCATTATTTCCATCATTACATAATCCTGAAATTAATGGGTACAAAATTGACATAGAAAAAGCTAAAAAATTACTTGACGATGCAGGATATAAAGATGTAGATGGTGATGGAATAAGAGAAGACAAAGATGGAAAGCCTATTAAATTTACTTTTGCTATGATGTCTGGAGGAGAAACTGCAGAACCTCTTAGCCAATATTATTTACAACAATGGAAGTTAATAGGTCTAAATGTTGAATTAGTTGATGGAAGACTTTTAGATTTTAATAATTTTTATGACAGAGTTGATGCTGATGACCCTGCTATTGATTTTTGTATGGCGGCGATAGGTTTTGGTTCTGATCCACAACAGGTAAGTTTATTTGGAAAAACTGCTGGATTTAATATTTCTCGTTATACTTCTGAAACTCTGGATACTGCTTTATCAGCAACAGTTTCACCTGAGGCTATGAATGATGAAAAAAGAGCAGAGCTTTATAAAAATTATGAAAAAGTATTTATGGATGAAATTCCTGTTATCCCACAAAGAAATAATTATGAATTTTTACCAATAAATAAAAGAGTTAAGATGTTTGATTGGACTGAAAGTAGAAGAGGGTTTGGCAAGGAATTTGATTGGTCTATGTTAGAAGTTACAGCACCTACTCCAGTTGTAGATTCTAAAAACTAA
- a CDS encoding oligopeptide ABC transporter substrate-binding protein, with product MKNKLKKFISLFAGMLLLVSCGDVNGGKPTSEENINTTEIEAKYPAAFKTDGDVVQIDSLKVGIVFSSPFKGIFNGFLYSSSIDEDFMKYTMDGAFPTNDDFTLVLDSDETPIKVTVNPEEKTVTYKINPKFKWSNGDPVTTKDIVKTYEIFANQDYIASSTSTRFNKGRRMIVGIEEYNEGKADKISGLEVIDDSTMKIHLKEITPSVYWGGNFASEFVNAKQFEGVPMDKIIESPALRRSPLSYGPYYIKDMVQGEKVIFEANPYYYKGEPKIKRIEMEVLPPSQQVAAIKSGKYDIIFNPELNIFPEIEELNNINILTRKALYFSYLGFHLGKWNTEKNEVVTNPNSKMYDINLRRAMAYAIDDDALAKQFYHGLAMRAKSPLAPVFPLLHDPQIDGFKIDIEKAKKLLDDAGYKDVDGDGIREDKDGKPFKINLAMMSGSEIQEPLSQYYIQQWKSIGLNVELVDGRLLDFNNFYDRLRADDPAIDCFFAAFGFSSDPQQVSLFGKNSQFNKSRYTSETLENALNAQISPEAMDETKRIEIYHNYEKVFMDELPVVPQMNRIEYLVVNKRVKAFDWTYDPKADGFDWSMLEVTASKPIVDER from the coding sequence ATGAAAAATAAATTAAAAAAATTTATTAGCTTATTTGCAGGGATGTTATTACTGGTTTCTTGTGGAGATGTAAATGGAGGAAAGCCTACATCAGAAGAAAATATTAACACAACAGAAATAGAAGCAAAATATCCAGCCGCTTTTAAAACTGATGGAGATGTAGTACAGATTGATTCATTGAAGGTAGGAATAGTATTTAGTTCACCTTTTAAAGGGATTTTTAATGGTTTTCTTTATTCAAGTAGTATAGATGAAGATTTTATGAAATATACTATGGATGGAGCTTTTCCTACTAATGATGACTTTACTCTTGTATTAGATAGTGATGAAACACCAATAAAAGTTACTGTCAATCCAGAAGAAAAAACTGTAACCTATAAGATAAATCCTAAATTCAAATGGTCTAATGGGGATCCAGTAACAACAAAAGACATAGTAAAAACTTATGAAATATTTGCAAATCAAGATTATATAGCAAGTTCTACTTCAACTAGATTTAATAAAGGTAGAAGAATGATAGTAGGGATAGAAGAATATAACGAAGGTAAGGCTGATAAAATATCTGGATTAGAGGTTATAGATGATTCTACTATGAAAATTCATTTAAAAGAAATAACTCCTTCTGTATATTGGGGTGGAAATTTTGCTAGTGAATTTGTAAATGCAAAACAATTTGAAGGTGTGCCTATGGATAAAATTATAGAGTCACCAGCACTTAGAAGAAGTCCTCTTTCTTATGGTCCTTATTATATTAAAGATATGGTTCAAGGTGAAAAAGTAATATTTGAGGCTAATCCATATTATTATAAAGGCGAACCAAAGATTAAAAGAATAGAAATGGAAGTATTACCTCCGTCTCAACAAGTTGCTGCTATAAAAAGTGGTAAATATGATATAATTTTTAATCCTGAATTGAATATTTTTCCTGAAATAGAAGAACTTAATAATATAAATATTCTCACTAGAAAAGCATTATATTTCAGCTATCTTGGTTTTCATTTAGGAAAATGGAATACTGAAAAAAATGAAGTTGTAACAAATCCTAATTCAAAAATGTATGATATTAATTTAAGAAGAGCTATGGCTTATGCCATTGATGATGATGCTCTTGCAAAACAATTTTACCATGGACTAGCAATGAGAGCAAAATCTCCACTTGCACCAGTATTTCCATTATTGCATGATCCTCAAATAGATGGCTTTAAAATAGATATAGAAAAGGCTAAGAAATTACTTGATGATGCAGGATATAAAGATGTAGATGGTGATGGAATAAGAGAAGACAAAGATGGTAAACCATTTAAAATTAATTTAGCAATGATGTCTGGTTCTGAAATACAAGAACCATTAAGCCAATATTACATACAACAATGGAAATCAATAGGTTTAAATGTTGAATTAGTTGATGGAAGACTTTTAGATTTTAATAATTTTTATGATAGACTTAGAGCCGATGATCCAGCAATTGATTGTTTCTTTGCTGCTTTTGGATTTAGTTCAGATCCTCAACAAGTAAGTTTATTTGGAAAGAATTCTCAATTCAATAAATCTCGTTATACTTCTGAAACATTAGAAAATGCTTTAAATGCTCAAATTTCACCAGAAGCTATGGACGAAACTAAAAGAATAGAAATTTATCATAATTATGAAAAAGTATTTATGGATGAGCTTCCAGTTGTTCCACAAATGAATAGAATAGAATATTTAGTAGTTAATAAAAGAGTTAAGGCATTTGATTGGACATATGATCCAAAAGCAGATGGCTTTGATTGGTCTATGTTAGAAGTTACTGCTTCTAAACCAATTGTTGATGAAAGATAA
- the pdxR gene encoding MocR-like pyridoxine biosynthesis transcription factor PdxR: protein MIILNLINKSKIPLYIQMYTEIKKLIQTRILKANEKLPSKKNFMDYYNISQNTIQNALYLLLEEGYIFSIERKGYFVSDIENLIIHNFKIENKIQHNEKKKIQYDFSYSGVDSQSLAKTIFKRITKDVYDEKNDDLLFQGHIQGDLLLRKSICEYLSQSRGFKVEAEQLVISSGTEYLFYIIFKLFNNKIYGLENPGYKMFKELFLTNNISFKAISLDESGIMIEDLKKHNINIACVTPSHQFPSGTIMSIRRRTELLNWANENINRYIVEDDYDSEFKYTGRPIPALKANDINDKVIYLGSFSKSISPAVRVSYLVLPKELLNVYQKKLPYFICPVPTLNQKILYRFIKDGHFVRHINKMRTLYKKKREFLVNIIKTYSSEILSKEIYVQGADAGLHLVIKLNKKIDEEAFLKECLEKSIQLYSLTEYYLEKIYNETSSFLLGYANLTNKEMEEGMLLLLQILKKYYI, encoded by the coding sequence ATGATTATTTTAAACTTAATTAACAAATCAAAAATTCCTTTATATATACAGATGTATACAGAAATAAAAAAATTGATTCAGACTAGAATCTTAAAGGCAAATGAAAAACTACCATCTAAAAAAAATTTCATGGATTATTATAATATTAGCCAAAATACTATTCAAAATGCTCTTTATCTTTTATTAGAGGAAGGATATATTTTTTCTATAGAAAGAAAAGGTTATTTTGTTTCTGACATAGAAAATTTAATTATACATAATTTTAAAATTGAAAATAAAATACAACATAATGAAAAAAAGAAAATTCAGTATGATTTTTCCTATTCAGGAGTTGACAGTCAAAGTTTAGCAAAGACAATTTTTAAAAGAATTACTAAAGATGTTTATGATGAAAAAAATGATGATTTGCTTTTTCAAGGTCATATACAAGGTGATTTGTTATTAAGAAAAAGTATTTGTGAATATCTATCACAATCAAGAGGATTCAAGGTAGAAGCTGAACAACTTGTTATTAGCTCAGGGACAGAATATTTATTTTATATAATTTTTAAACTTTTTAATAATAAAATTTATGGTCTAGAAAATCCGGGCTATAAGATGTTTAAAGAATTATTTTTAACAAACAATATTAGTTTTAAAGCTATTTCTTTAGATGAATCTGGAATTATGATTGAAGACTTAAAAAAACATAATATTAATATAGCCTGTGTTACTCCTTCACATCAATTTCCAAGTGGAACAATTATGAGTATTCGTAGAAGAACAGAACTTTTAAATTGGGCAAATGAAAATATTAATCGTTATATAGTTGAAGATGATTATGATAGTGAATTTAAATATACAGGTCGTCCTATTCCAGCATTGAAAGCAAATGATATTAATGATAAAGTGATTTATTTAGGTAGTTTCTCAAAATCAATTAGCCCAGCAGTTCGTGTTAGTTACTTAGTTTTACCAAAAGAACTTTTAAATGTTTATCAAAAGAAACTTCCATATTTTATTTGTCCTGTGCCCACTTTGAATCAAAAAATTCTTTATAGATTTATTAAAGATGGTCACTTTGTTAGACATATCAATAAAATGAGAACCCTTTATAAAAAAAAGAGAGAATTTCTTGTAAATATCATTAAAACTTATTCTTCTGAGATACTCAGTAAAGAAATTTATGTCCAAGGAGCAGATGCAGGTTTACATTTAGTGATTAAGTTAAATAAGAAAATTGATGAAGAAGCATTTCTGAAAGAATGTTTGGAAAAGTCTATACAATTATATAGTTTAACAGAATACTACTTAGAAAAAATATATAATGAAACTTCATCTTTCCTTTTAGGATATGCCAATTTAACAAATAAAGAAATGGAAGAGGGTATGTTATTACTCTTACAGATTTTAAAAAAATATTATATATAA
- the pdxS gene encoding pyridoxal 5'-phosphate synthase lyase subunit PdxS → MDTRFNGGVIMDVTTKEQAIIAEEAGAVAVMALERIPADIRAAGGVSRMSDPKLIKEIMSAVKIPVMAKVRIGHFVEAEILEAIGIDFIDESEVLSPADSIYHVNKKDFSTPFVCGARNLGEALRRICEGAKMIRTKGEAGTGDVVQAVSHMRQIMKEISLVKALREDELYVMAKDLQVSYDLVKYVHDNGRLPVPNFSAGGVATPADAALMRRLGADGVFVGSGIFKSGNPKKRAKAIVEAVKNYNNSEIIAKVSEDLGEAMVGINENEIKIIMAERGI, encoded by the coding sequence ATGGATACACGATTTAATGGTGGAGTTATTATGGATGTAACAACAAAGGAACAAGCGATTATTGCTGAAGAGGCAGGGGCTGTTGCTGTTATGGCTTTGGAAAGAATACCTGCTGATATCAGAGCAGCAGGTGGAGTTTCTAGAATGAGCGACCCAAAATTAATAAAAGAAATTATGTCAGCAGTAAAAATTCCTGTAATGGCAAAAGTAAGAATAGGTCATTTTGTGGAAGCTGAAATATTAGAGGCAATAGGGATTGATTTTATTGATGAATCTGAAGTTTTATCACCTGCTGATTCAATATATCATGTAAATAAGAAAGATTTTTCCACTCCTTTCGTCTGTGGGGCTAGAAATTTAGGTGAAGCATTAAGAAGAATATGTGAAGGAGCAAAGATGATTAGGACAAAAGGAGAAGCTGGAACAGGAGATGTTGTTCAAGCTGTATCACATATGCGACAAATTATGAAAGAAATCAGTCTAGTGAAAGCATTACGTGAAGATGAACTATATGTGATGGCAAAAGATTTACAAGTTTCTTATGATTTAGTAAAATATGTTCATGATAATGGTAGATTACCTGTACCAAATTTTTCAGCAGGTGGAGTTGCAACTCCAGCAGACGCAGCACTTATGAGAAGATTAGGAGCTGACGGAGTATTTGTAGGAAGTGGTATTTTTAAATCTGGCAATCCTAAAAAAAGAGCTAAAGCTATAGTGGAAGCTGTGAAAAATTATAATAATTCAGAAATTATTGCTAAAGTTTCAGAAGATTTAGGTGAAGCTATGGTAGGAATTAATGAAAATGAAATAAAAATTATTATGGCTGAAAGAGGAATATAA
- a CDS encoding toxin-antitoxin system YwqK family antitoxin, translated as MKKNLKILLLIMGALTLFSACTSVYTREEEYARATAIVLSKSMSSTTSFEKKWKTTNKDAIVDTFKNGEKDGEFRRYYLNGNLLMRGYCKEGRTDGIWEDYYPNGKILMSGYMKNNKRIGNWKYYDESGKLLGEVPYDQIPKEIRDVREKNVDQFWKDIKSGK; from the coding sequence ATGAAAAAAAATTTAAAAATATTATTACTAATTATGGGGGCTTTAACTTTATTTTCTGCTTGTACTTCAGTTTATACTCGTGAGGAAGAATATGCAAGAGCTACTGCAATTGTTTTATCAAAATCTATGAGTTCAACTACTTCTTTTGAAAAAAAGTGGAAAACAACTAATAAAGATGCCATTGTAGACACATTTAAAAATGGTGAAAAAGATGGAGAATTTAGAAGATATTATCTAAATGGTAATCTTCTTATGAGAGGTTATTGTAAAGAAGGAAGAACTGATGGAATTTGGGAAGACTATTATCCTAATGGTAAAATATTAATGAGTGGATATATGAAAAATAATAAGAGAATAGGTAATTGGAAATATTATGATGAAAGTGGTAAGTTGCTAGGAGAAGTTCCTTATGACCAAATTCCAAAAGAAATAAGAGATGTTAGAGAAAAAAATGTGGACCAATTTTGGAAAGATATTAAAAGTGGAAAATAA